The following are from one region of the Cytobacillus firmus genome:
- the hflC gene encoding protease modulator HflC: MSDQNIVNINERGGNFKWRSYTKLGIILVLIIAGLGILFSNLFIVKEGEYKVIRQFGEVVRIEKEPGLAYKIPFIQSVTTLPKYQMTYDVSEAEINTKDKKVMIIDNYAVWKIEDPKKMISNARTLEGAEARMEEFIYSVTRSELGRLNYEEIINDEKSSRGSLNDQITTKVNELLGNDNYGITVTDVRIKRTDLPSENEQSVYTRMISERQSTAQEYLSRGDAQKNVIIAETDRTVREMLAKAQADAEVIRAEGEAGAAKVYNEAFSKDPEFYSLFRTLESYKKTINGETVIVLPSNSPYARLLMGNTN, from the coding sequence ATGAGTGATCAAAATATTGTGAATATCAATGAACGAGGCGGAAATTTCAAGTGGAGAAGCTATACCAAACTGGGAATCATCCTGGTGCTCATCATTGCAGGACTAGGGATATTGTTCAGCAACCTGTTTATTGTAAAGGAAGGGGAATACAAGGTTATCCGTCAATTTGGAGAGGTGGTCAGGATTGAGAAAGAACCTGGATTAGCGTATAAAATACCATTCATCCAAAGTGTTACCACACTCCCAAAATATCAAATGACTTATGACGTGTCTGAAGCTGAAATCAATACAAAAGACAAAAAAGTCATGATAATCGATAACTATGCTGTCTGGAAGATTGAGGATCCGAAGAAAATGATCTCCAACGCCAGAACATTGGAGGGAGCAGAGGCCAGAATGGAAGAGTTCATCTACTCCGTGACCCGCTCCGAACTGGGCCGGCTGAATTATGAAGAAATCATCAATGATGAAAAATCTTCACGAGGATCATTGAATGATCAAATCACCACAAAAGTGAATGAGCTGCTTGGAAATGATAATTATGGAATCACAGTAACGGATGTTCGCATTAAAAGGACTGATCTGCCGTCTGAAAATGAACAGTCTGTGTATACCAGAATGATTTCCGAGCGCCAGTCGACAGCCCAGGAATATTTGTCCAGGGGTGATGCCCAGAAGAATGTTATTATTGCTGAAACAGACAGGACCGTCAGGGAAATGCTTGCGAAGGCCCAGGCAGATGCTGAAGTCATTCGGGCAGAAGGGGAAGCGGGAGCCGCGAAGGTCTACAATGAAGCCTTCTCAAAAGATCCTGAATTCTATTCCTTATTCCGGACACTTGAATCCTATAAAAAGACTATCAATGGCGAGACTGTAATTGTTCTGCCTTCTAATTCACCATATGCCCGTCTGCTGATGGGGAATACTAATTAG
- the polA gene encoding DNA polymerase I → MDKKKLVLIDGNSIAYRAFFALPLLNNDKGIHTNAVYGFTMMLQRILEDEKPTHLLVAFDAGKTTFRHKTFSEYKGGRQKTPPELSEQFPYIRELLDAYGISRYELENYEADDIIGTLSLHAEKDGYEVKVISGDKDLTQLSSDSVTVSITRKGITDIEEYTPAHIDEKYGITPDRIIDMKGLMGDSSDNIPGVPGVGEKTALKLLKEFGTLEELLESVDKVNGKKLKEKLEEFRDQALMSKELATITREAPVEIKIEDIEYEGFEKEKVKGIFKELGFNSLLEKIGGDTEAIEEDLDEIEFNIADEIKEDMFSDENAFYVELLEDNYHYADIIGFSVANEKGNFFFSKDKALESDVFIRWAEDETKKKTVYDAKRSEVSLRHHGIHLKGADFDLYIASYIINPSQTIEDIASIAKNHGYHAIQSDEAFYGKGAKRRIPEEKELGGHLARKAATLMTLREKLDSDLKENQQSELFYDLEMPLSLILADMESTGVKVDLERLRTMGQDLLSKLDEIEKRIHDLAGEAFNINSPKQLGVILFEKLGLPVIKKTKTGYSTSADVLEKLENDHEIIRDILHYRQLGKLQSTYIEGLLKVVNKETGKVHTRFNQALTQTGRLSSTDPNLQNIPIRLEEGRKIRQAFVPSEPGWAIFAADYSQIELRVLAHIADDEKLIEAFMEDMDIHTKTAMEVFHVNADEVTSNMRRHAKAVNFGIVYGISDYGLSQSLGITRKEAGKFIDRYLESYPGVKQYMDDIIHEAKQKGYVSTLLHRRRYLPEITSRNFNLRSFAERTAMNTPIQGSAADIIKKAMIDMADRLRKEGLKARLLLSVHDELIFEAPEDEIETLKKIVPDVMENTVELKVPLKVDYSYGPTWFDAK, encoded by the coding sequence TTGGATAAAAAAAAGCTTGTTCTGATAGATGGCAACAGCATCGCTTATCGGGCATTTTTTGCTTTGCCGCTCTTAAACAATGATAAAGGAATACATACCAATGCTGTTTACGGATTTACCATGATGCTGCAGAGGATTCTGGAGGATGAAAAACCGACTCATCTCCTAGTGGCGTTTGATGCCGGAAAAACAACCTTCCGCCATAAAACCTTTAGCGAATATAAAGGCGGCCGTCAGAAAACCCCGCCTGAGCTATCAGAGCAGTTTCCTTATATAAGAGAGCTTCTGGATGCTTACGGAATCTCCAGATATGAACTGGAAAATTATGAAGCGGATGATATCATTGGAACACTGTCCCTACATGCCGAAAAAGATGGCTATGAAGTTAAAGTTATATCAGGGGATAAGGATTTAACGCAGTTAAGTTCCGATTCTGTCACAGTCAGCATCACCCGCAAAGGAATTACAGATATTGAAGAATACACGCCGGCTCATATAGATGAGAAATACGGAATCACACCTGACAGGATTATTGATATGAAAGGCCTGATGGGGGATAGTTCAGATAATATTCCGGGTGTGCCGGGAGTTGGCGAAAAAACAGCCCTTAAATTGCTGAAAGAGTTTGGGACCCTTGAAGAGCTCTTGGAATCTGTTGATAAGGTGAATGGAAAAAAACTGAAAGAAAAGCTGGAAGAATTCAGAGATCAAGCTTTAATGAGCAAAGAATTAGCTACTATCACGAGGGAAGCCCCCGTTGAAATAAAAATTGAAGACATTGAATATGAAGGTTTTGAAAAAGAGAAAGTTAAAGGCATCTTTAAAGAACTTGGCTTTAACTCGCTGCTTGAAAAAATCGGCGGGGACACTGAAGCAATCGAAGAGGATTTGGATGAAATTGAATTTAACATTGCAGACGAAATTAAAGAAGATATGTTTTCTGATGAAAATGCATTTTATGTTGAGCTTCTAGAGGATAATTACCACTATGCAGACATCATTGGTTTTTCCGTTGCGAATGAAAAAGGGAATTTCTTCTTCTCCAAAGATAAGGCACTGGAGTCAGATGTTTTTATAAGATGGGCTGAAGATGAAACGAAAAAGAAGACAGTGTATGATGCAAAAAGGTCTGAAGTGTCACTGCGGCATCATGGGATTCATCTAAAGGGAGCAGACTTTGATCTTTATATTGCTTCATATATTATTAACCCGTCTCAAACTATTGAGGATATAGCATCTATAGCAAAAAATCATGGCTATCATGCGATTCAATCTGATGAAGCTTTCTACGGCAAAGGAGCAAAAAGGCGGATTCCGGAAGAAAAAGAACTTGGCGGACATTTAGCAAGAAAAGCAGCAACCTTGATGACATTGAGGGAAAAGCTTGATAGTGATTTAAAGGAAAACCAGCAATCCGAGCTGTTTTATGACCTGGAAATGCCACTTTCTTTAATATTAGCAGATATGGAATCAACTGGAGTTAAAGTGGATTTAGAACGCCTGAGGACGATGGGACAGGATCTGCTCTCCAAATTGGATGAAATTGAAAAGCGGATACATGATCTTGCCGGGGAAGCTTTTAATATCAATTCTCCAAAACAGCTCGGTGTAATCCTTTTTGAAAAATTGGGGCTGCCAGTCATTAAAAAAACGAAGACAGGCTATTCCACTTCGGCAGACGTTCTTGAAAAACTTGAGAACGATCATGAAATAATCCGGGATATCCTGCACTACCGCCAGCTTGGCAAGCTTCAGTCCACTTATATTGAAGGCCTGCTGAAGGTAGTTAACAAAGAAACAGGCAAAGTCCACACCAGGTTCAATCAGGCTCTTACACAGACAGGAAGATTAAGCTCAACAGATCCGAACCTGCAAAACATTCCCATCCGTCTGGAGGAAGGGCGAAAAATCAGGCAGGCATTTGTCCCTTCAGAACCCGGCTGGGCTATCTTTGCTGCAGACTATTCCCAGATTGAATTGAGAGTGCTGGCCCATATTGCAGATGATGAAAAGCTGATTGAAGCCTTTATGGAAGATATGGATATTCACACCAAAACGGCAATGGAAGTATTCCACGTTAATGCCGATGAAGTTACGTCCAATATGCGGCGCCATGCTAAGGCAGTTAACTTCGGGATAGTATACGGAATCAGTGATTACGGTCTTTCCCAAAGCCTTGGCATCACACGGAAAGAAGCCGGAAAATTTATTGACAGGTATCTTGAAAGCTATCCGGGTGTTAAGCAGTACATGGACGATATCATCCATGAGGCAAAACAGAAAGGATATGTCTCAACCCTTCTTCACAGAAGAAGATATCTGCCAGAAATCACAAGCCGAAACTTTAACCTGCGAAGCTTTGCAGAACGCACCGCCATGAACACACCAATTCAGGGCAGTGCAGCGGATATAATTAAAAAGGCGATGATTGACATGGCTGACCGCTTAAGAAAAGAAGGACTCAAAGCACGCCTTCTGCTCTCAGTACACGATGAACTGATCTTTGAAGCACCTGAGGATGAAATAGAAACACTCAAAAAAATTGTGCCGGACGTAATGGAAAATACAGTAGAACTGAAAGTTCCGCTCAAAGTTGATTACTCCTATGGTCCGACATGGTTTGATGCGAAATAA
- the mutM gene encoding DNA-formamidopyrimidine glycosylase translates to MPELPEVETVRRTLQELVVGKTISHVSVFWPKMVKHPEELAQFQDALAGQTFQDIGRRGKFLILYTNEYALVSHLRMEGRYGLYAKEEPVEKHTHVIFHFTDDTELRYKDVRKFGTMHLYTKGEELKTLPLAHLGPEPFAEEFTVEDLAARLSRTSRHVKTALLDQKTIVGLGNIYVDEALFRSRIHPERAANSLTRSELETLHKEIADTLKEAVDKGGSTIRSYVNSQGQMGMFQLELFVYGRKGEDCKVCGSTLERIITGGRGTVYCPACQRK, encoded by the coding sequence ATGCCCGAACTTCCTGAAGTTGAAACAGTCAGAAGAACATTGCAGGAATTGGTGGTCGGCAAAACCATTTCACATGTATCGGTTTTCTGGCCAAAAATGGTTAAGCATCCCGAAGAGCTTGCGCAATTCCAGGATGCTTTAGCAGGCCAAACCTTTCAGGATATTGGCAGGAGAGGGAAATTCCTAATCCTTTACACCAATGAGTATGCACTAGTATCCCACCTGAGAATGGAGGGCAGGTACGGCCTTTACGCTAAAGAAGAACCTGTGGAAAAACACACTCATGTGATTTTTCACTTTACAGATGACACTGAACTCAGGTACAAAGATGTCCGTAAATTTGGAACGATGCACCTATATACAAAGGGGGAAGAACTTAAGACACTTCCGCTGGCCCATCTGGGACCGGAACCATTTGCAGAAGAATTTACGGTGGAAGACCTTGCTGCTAGACTTTCCCGGACCTCCCGCCATGTCAAAACTGCGCTTCTCGACCAGAAAACGATCGTAGGGCTTGGCAATATATATGTGGATGAAGCTTTATTCCGTTCACGAATTCATCCTGAAAGAGCGGCAAATAGCTTAACAAGAAGCGAATTGGAGACACTTCACAAAGAAATTGCAGATACCCTGAAAGAAGCGGTAGATAAAGGAGGGAGCACCATTCGCTCCTATGTTAATTCCCAGGGACAAATGGGCATGTTCCAGCTCGAGCTTTTTGTTTATGGGCGAAAAGGGGAAGATTGCAAAGTCTGCGGAAGCACACTTGAGCGGATCATAACTGGAGGCAGGGGCACGGTCTATTGTCCGGCTTGCCAGAGAAAATAA
- the ytaF gene encoding sporulation membrane protein YtaF produces the protein MAHIFSLLILAFAVSLDSFSVGLTYGLRKMSIPFKSISIIACCSAITLMAAMTIGHLIEAFLSPALAESLGGVILIFLGAWVLYQFFRPEKVKDVLPHEKTIVNLEIKSLGLVINILKKPMSADFDKSGAITGIEALMLGLALSLDAFGAGIGAAMLGYSPFYLAMTVAAMSSLFVFMGMQVGSIFSKSGWVHKFSFIPGIILIVIGILKI, from the coding sequence ATGGCGCATATTTTCTCACTTTTGATACTTGCTTTTGCTGTCAGTCTTGACAGTTTTAGTGTCGGTTTAACCTATGGTTTGAGGAAAATGAGCATACCATTTAAATCGATCAGTATAATCGCTTGCTGTTCAGCTATTACATTAATGGCTGCCATGACAATCGGCCATTTAATAGAAGCCTTTTTATCTCCGGCTTTAGCTGAAAGTTTAGGAGGAGTCATTCTTATTTTTCTCGGTGCCTGGGTCCTATATCAATTTTTCAGGCCGGAAAAGGTGAAGGATGTCCTGCCGCATGAAAAGACAATTGTAAATCTGGAAATCAAATCTCTTGGGCTTGTCATTAATATCCTGAAAAAGCCGATGTCCGCCGATTTTGATAAATCCGGTGCCATCACAGGAATTGAAGCGCTAATGCTCGGGCTAGCCCTATCACTTGATGCTTTTGGAGCTGGGATCGGTGCAGCTATGTTGGGCTACTCGCCTTTCTACCTGGCAATGACGGTCGCCGCTATGAGCTCTCTGTTTGTGTTTATGGGAATGCAAGTGGGGTCTATTTTCTCAAAAAGCGGATGGGTCCATAAATTTTCATTCATACCTGGCATTATTTTGATCGTAATCGGGATACTAAAAATTTAG
- the coaE gene encoding dephospho-CoA kinase (Dephospho-CoA kinase (CoaE) performs the final step in coenzyme A biosynthesis.) encodes MSLTVGLTGGIASGKSTVSSLLIEKGYTVIDADIEARLAVEKGEEAYQEIVRHFGERVLLKDGSIDRGELGSIIFHDEKERKVLNSIVHPAVRKRMTAKKEQAISHNEQLIILDIPLLFESKLQYMCDKTLLVYADEDIQLQRLMQRNQLSEKEAMARIQSQLPLREKKELADAVIDNNGTIEETEKQLWSIFKKWNAI; translated from the coding sequence ATGTCACTTACTGTAGGTTTGACAGGCGGAATAGCAAGCGGGAAAAGCACCGTTTCATCTCTCCTGATCGAAAAAGGATATACTGTAATAGACGCGGATATAGAAGCCAGATTAGCTGTTGAAAAAGGAGAGGAAGCTTATCAGGAAATTGTCCGTCATTTTGGGGAAAGGGTTCTTCTTAAAGATGGTTCAATTGATCGCGGAGAACTGGGCTCCATTATTTTTCACGATGAAAAAGAGCGGAAGGTCCTGAATAGCATAGTACACCCTGCAGTCCGCAAAAGGATGACAGCCAAAAAGGAACAGGCAATCAGCCACAATGAACAACTGATCATACTTGATATACCGCTTTTATTTGAAAGCAAATTACAATACATGTGCGACAAAACCTTATTAGTATATGCAGATGAAGATATACAGCTGCAAAGGCTGATGCAAAGAAATCAGCTGTCCGAGAAAGAAGCGATGGCAAGAATTCAATCCCAGTTACCTTTAAGAGAGAAGAAGGAATTGGCCGATGCTGTAATCGATAATAATGGCACAATTGAAGAAACAGAAAAACAATTATGGAGCATTTTTAAAAAATGGAATGCTATCTGA
- a CDS encoding glyceraldehyde-3-phosphate dehydrogenase — protein sequence MKAKIAINGFGRIGRMVFRKAILDENLEVAAINASYPAETLAHLIKYDTNHGPFEGSVVPEDDAIVVNGKRVQLVSSRNPEELPWKEMNIDIVIEATGKFNSRDKAALHLDAGAKKVILTAPGKNEDVTIVMGVNESALKIEEHDIISNASCTTNCLAPVAKVLDEQFGIENGLMTTVHAYTNDQKNIDNPHKDLRRARACGQSIIPTSTGAAKALSLVLPHLKGKLHGMALRVPTPNVSLVDLVVDLKRDVTIEEVNAAFATASQGSLHGILDITDEPLVSIDFNTNEHSAIIDGLSTMVIGTSKVKVLAWYDNEWGYSCRVVDLTKYVAQELFQASAVKVG from the coding sequence ATGAAGGCGAAAATAGCGATTAATGGTTTTGGAAGAATTGGACGTATGGTTTTTAGAAAAGCCATCCTTGATGAAAATCTTGAAGTGGCTGCCATAAATGCAAGCTATCCGGCTGAAACTTTGGCACACTTAATTAAATATGATACAAACCATGGACCATTCGAAGGAAGCGTTGTTCCGGAAGATGATGCTATTGTTGTGAACGGTAAAAGAGTTCAGCTTGTCAGCAGCCGGAATCCTGAAGAACTTCCCTGGAAAGAAATGAATATCGATATCGTTATTGAAGCTACAGGAAAGTTTAATTCCCGTGATAAAGCGGCTCTACATCTTGATGCCGGAGCTAAAAAGGTCATACTTACTGCTCCTGGAAAAAATGAAGATGTGACTATTGTTATGGGCGTAAATGAAAGCGCATTAAAAATCGAAGAACATGATATTATTTCAAATGCATCCTGTACAACAAACTGCCTTGCACCTGTTGCAAAAGTCCTTGATGAACAATTCGGCATTGAAAACGGACTTATGACAACAGTTCATGCATATACAAATGATCAAAAAAATATTGATAACCCGCATAAGGACCTGCGCCGTGCACGTGCTTGCGGACAGTCGATCATCCCGACTTCCACTGGTGCTGCCAAAGCTTTGTCGCTGGTATTGCCTCATTTAAAGGGCAAATTGCATGGAATGGCACTGCGTGTGCCAACTCCTAACGTTTCCTTAGTTGACCTCGTGGTAGACTTAAAGCGCGACGTTACAATTGAAGAAGTGAATGCGGCATTCGCAACAGCTTCACAAGGGTCTCTGCATGGTATCCTGGATATTACTGACGAACCTTTAGTGTCAATCGATTTCAACACAAATGAACACTCTGCCATCATTGATGGATTATCTACTATGGTAATCGGCACCAGCAAAGTGAAAGTGCTTGCCTGGTACGATAATGAGTGGGGCTATTCTTGCCGTGTCGTAGACTTGACAAAATATGTTGCACAGGAACTTTTTCAGGCATCTGCCGTAAAGGTTGGATAA
- the speD gene encoding adenosylmethionine decarboxylase, translating to METMGRHVISELWGCDFEKLNDMDFIEQTFVNAALKSGAEIREVAFHKFAPQGVSGVVIISESHLTIHSFPEHGYASIDVYTCGDLDPNIAADFIAEALGAQTRENIEIPRGMGPVQVKQAQVL from the coding sequence ATGGAAACTATGGGTCGTCACGTTATCTCAGAACTTTGGGGATGCGATTTTGAAAAGTTAAATGATATGGATTTTATTGAGCAGACATTTGTAAATGCTGCATTAAAATCTGGTGCTGAAATTCGCGAGGTTGCATTTCATAAGTTTGCGCCACAGGGTGTAAGCGGAGTGGTGATCATCTCTGAATCTCATTTAACTATTCACAGCTTCCCGGAGCATGGCTATGCCAGCATTGATGTGTATACGTGTGGAGATCTTGACCCTAACATCGCTGCAGACTTTATTGCAGAAGCGTTAGGAGCTCAAACGCGTGAGAATATCGAAATTCCTCGCGGTATGGGTCCAGTTCAAGTTAAACAAGCTCAAGTACTTTAA
- the nrdR gene encoding transcriptional regulator NrdR, producing the protein MRCPSCQNNNTRVLDSRPVDDSRSIRRRRECEKCGYRFTTFEKVEEIPLIVVKKEGTREEFSREKILRGLIKACEKRPVALKDLEDITFEVEKELRSNGVSEIKSDEIGEMVMDRLANVDEVAYVRFASVYRQFKDINVFINELKELIKKEQQS; encoded by the coding sequence ATGAGATGCCCTTCATGCCAAAACAATAATACCCGTGTGCTCGATTCCCGTCCTGTGGATGACAGCCGGTCCATCCGCCGCAGAAGGGAATGCGAGAAATGCGGATACCGGTTTACGACTTTTGAGAAAGTGGAAGAAATTCCATTAATCGTTGTGAAAAAAGAAGGAACGAGAGAGGAATTCAGCCGGGAAAAAATTCTGAGAGGCCTTATTAAAGCATGTGAAAAGAGGCCGGTAGCCCTTAAAGATCTGGAGGACATTACTTTTGAAGTGGAGAAGGAACTCCGCAGCAATGGTGTCTCTGAAATAAAAAGCGATGAAATTGGCGAAATGGTCATGGACAGACTCGCAAATGTGGACGAGGTCGCATATGTCCGTTTCGCATCAGTATACAGGCAATTTAAAGATATCAATGTGTTTATTAATGAACTCAAGGAACTTATTAAAAAAGAGCAACAATCATAA
- a CDS encoding replication initiation and membrane attachment family protein, producing the protein MAQHWQEMLPIDRYTVAASGLLHDYDRKVLTLLYQPLIGSVCFSLYMTLWAELEENRLWSSSNSHHSLMNFMGMGLKDIYEARLKLEGIGLLKVYVNKDEETRSFVYELLPPLTPEQFFLDGMLNIYLYKKLGKNQFMRLKRFFSDQKVQPARGYKEVTKAFQDVFQSGHPGSFDDEVVQLMNETDEEGYIGRREQEGIQIGNEDFNFELLQAGLNESLVPKKALTIKVKESISNLAFLYGIDPIQMKNIVISAVNEDNEINIDELRKSARDWYQFQNQDMLPSLIDRVQPAIHQAQKKQPETQEEELIRYLEITSPRQLLKDISGGAEPSKGDLQIIEDVMFQQKLLPGVINVLIQYVMLKTDMKLTKGYVEKIAGHWARKKIKTPQEAIELAKKEHRQYLDWAEGKKTAGPTGNKRKPIRTEMLPDWFDENSSKAAKKEQAQQENSEKEQYERELKKRELKEKLKKLRSQEVTD; encoded by the coding sequence ATGGCCCAGCATTGGCAGGAGATGCTCCCCATTGATCGATATACAGTAGCAGCCAGTGGGCTTTTGCATGATTATGACCGGAAAGTGCTGACACTGTTATACCAGCCGCTCATTGGCTCTGTGTGCTTCAGTCTGTATATGACTTTATGGGCAGAGCTTGAAGAAAACCGGCTATGGTCATCTTCAAATTCACACCATAGTTTAATGAATTTTATGGGGATGGGGCTTAAAGATATTTATGAAGCCCGTCTCAAGCTTGAAGGAATAGGACTCTTAAAGGTATATGTTAATAAGGATGAAGAAACAAGGTCATTCGTTTACGAACTTCTTCCACCGCTGACACCTGAACAATTCTTCCTTGACGGCATGCTCAATATCTATCTTTATAAGAAGTTGGGCAAAAATCAATTTATGAGACTCAAGCGTTTCTTCTCAGATCAGAAGGTGCAGCCGGCCAGAGGGTATAAGGAAGTAACGAAAGCTTTCCAGGATGTATTTCAATCCGGGCACCCTGGTTCGTTTGACGATGAAGTGGTACAGCTGATGAATGAAACAGATGAGGAAGGGTATATTGGAAGGCGGGAGCAGGAAGGCATCCAAATCGGGAATGAAGATTTTAATTTTGAATTGCTTCAGGCAGGACTGAACGAATCGCTTGTACCAAAAAAAGCCCTTACAATTAAAGTGAAGGAATCCATCAGCAATCTTGCCTTTTTATATGGAATTGACCCCATCCAGATGAAAAACATTGTCATCAGCGCCGTGAATGAAGATAATGAGATAAACATTGATGAATTAAGAAAATCGGCACGTGATTGGTATCAATTCCAAAACCAGGATATGCTTCCATCCCTGATTGACAGGGTTCAGCCTGCTATCCATCAGGCTCAAAAAAAACAGCCTGAAACACAGGAGGAAGAATTGATCCGTTATTTGGAAATTACCTCACCAAGGCAGCTTTTAAAAGATATATCCGGGGGAGCGGAACCTTCGAAAGGCGATCTGCAGATTATAGAAGATGTCATGTTCCAGCAAAAGCTTTTACCCGGGGTAATTAATGTGCTGATTCAATATGTTATGCTCAAAACAGATATGAAGCTGACCAAAGGGTACGTAGAAAAAATAGCAGGCCACTGGGCAAGAAAGAAAATTAAGACACCCCAGGAAGCCATTGAATTAGCTAAAAAAGAACATCGCCAATACCTTGATTGGGCAGAAGGAAAGAAAACAGCAGGCCCAACGGGGAACAAAAGGAAGCCGATCAGGACAGAGATGCTTCCGGACTGGTTTGATGAAAATAGCAGCAAAGCCGCCAAGAAGGAACAGGCCCAACAGGAAAACAGCGAGAAGGAACAGTATGAGCGGGAATTGAAAAAAAGGGAACTTAAAGAAAAATTAAAAAAACTGCGATCACAGGAGGTGACTGATTGA
- the dnaI gene encoding primosomal protein DnaI, giving the protein MKKINETLRRLAGNEGFQKRYEMMRDQTLNHPEVKAFIQTHRDELTSEMVEKSLSKLFEYTQQSKECNKCPSLEGCVNFMQGYHPELVIQRGSIDLKYDKCPRKIMHDEKRRNEKLIQSLYVPTDILHATFDSIYDDDDRIEAVDKAASFVMDYQPGSKQKGIYFYGKFGVGKSYLLGAIANKLASRKVSSMIVYVPELFRELKNSIGDQTLNSKMETIKKAPVLMFDDLGAETMSSWTRDEILGPILQFRMQESLPTFFTSNFDLQGLEHHLSYSQRGEEEKMKARRIMERIKYLAEPVLVEGPNRRV; this is encoded by the coding sequence ATGAAAAAAATTAACGAGACATTAAGGCGCCTTGCGGGCAATGAAGGTTTTCAAAAAAGATATGAAATGATGAGGGACCAAACGCTTAATCACCCTGAAGTGAAGGCTTTTATCCAAACTCATCGGGATGAATTGACATCTGAAATGGTTGAAAAGAGTCTTAGCAAGCTCTTTGAATATACGCAGCAGAGCAAGGAATGCAATAAATGTCCGAGCCTGGAGGGCTGTGTGAATTTTATGCAGGGCTATCATCCGGAACTTGTGATTCAAAGAGGATCAATCGATCTGAAGTATGATAAGTGCCCGCGCAAGATCATGCACGATGAAAAGCGGAGAAATGAAAAATTAATTCAGAGTTTATATGTGCCAACAGATATCCTTCATGCCACTTTTGATTCGATATATGATGATGACGACCGCATTGAGGCTGTGGATAAGGCTGCATCCTTTGTAATGGACTACCAGCCGGGGTCCAAGCAAAAGGGGATTTACTTTTACGGCAAGTTCGGTGTAGGCAAATCTTATTTGCTTGGTGCTATTGCCAATAAGCTTGCAAGCCGGAAAGTATCGTCCATGATTGTCTATGTTCCTGAATTATTCAGGGAATTGAAAAATTCAATTGGAGATCAGACTCTGAACAGCAAGATGGAAACCATTAAGAAAGCGCCTGTTTTAATGTTTGACGACCTTGGTGCAGAAACCATGTCCAGCTGGACAAGGGATGAGATTTTAGGGCCGATTCTGCAGTTCCGCATGCAGGAAAGCCTCCCAACCTTCTTCACTTCCAATTTCGACCTGCAGGGCCTCGAACATCATTTATCCTACAGCCAGCGCGGCGAGGAAGAGAAAATGAAGGCAAGAAGAATCATGGAACGCATTAAATACCTTGCTGAACCGGTGCTTGTAGAAGGACCGAACAGGAGAGTATAA